A single genomic interval of Cucumis sativus cultivar 9930 chromosome 5, Cucumber_9930_V3, whole genome shotgun sequence harbors:
- the LOC101219170 gene encoding uncharacterized protein LOC101219170, with translation MAAMAMAASSSFCQPLPAATSGQARKLTLLNRRRPLVLANWGHFADVVRKDVEFIKGGLGKGIRWANDAFRIPQVSKSVDDVLWLRNIEDPQAVNLPTPSRPQPSYPELSGVDLFMADLKALEAYAVYYYSLSKIWTKPLPEVYDPESVAEYFGCRPHIVGLRLLEVFSSFASAAIRIRMSRVQKFPGTSLHEDSDESKSNFGLVLKETLLNLGPTFIKVGQSLSTRPDIIGSEISKALSELHDQIPPFPRTIAMKIIQEELGSPVESFFSYISEDPVAAASFGQVYRGRTLDGISVAVKVQRPNMLHVVVRDVYILRLGLGFLQKIAKRKNDLRLYADELGKGLLGELDYNLEARNATEFMETHSRFPFIHVPKVFRHLSRKRVLTMEWISGDSPTELLTISSGKPSSTYSERQKVDARRRLLDLVNKGVEATLVQLLDTGLLHADPHPGNLRYIPSGQIGFLDFGLLCRMEEKHQVAMLASIVHLVNGEWASLVEALAEMDVVRPGTNMRRVTLDLEYALGEVEFKAGIPDVKFSKVLGKIWSLALKYHFRMPPYYTLMLRSLASFEGLALAADKDFKTFEAAFPYVVQKLLTENSVANRKILHSVILNKKKEFQWQRVVLFLRIGARRKGLQQMLAPHNEAAIELSAVKANNQAAIEYSTVKANSDLELVNLITRLLVSKEGAVLRRLIMTVNGASLIQAMVSKEAKFFRQQLCTIVADIIHQWALKTLGQGSQATGLGTTVRMGILSDKKGRSSSQLTTTGQIDYISFLNDRRMRLLFSKVLKSASTKPILMLKFFWTSFVIFVTASAVACHRIVVSLSEAYLGPISLSPKQYAVTVG, from the exons ATGGCGGCAATGGCGATGGCCGCATCTTCGTCGTTTTGTCAACCGCTGCCTGCAGCGACCTCCGGGCAGGCCAGAAAGTTGACGTTGCTCAATAGAAGGAGGCCACTAGTGTTGGCCAATTGGGGGCACTTCGCGGATGTAGTTCGCAAAGATGTGGAGTTTATAAAGGGTGGATTGGGCAAAGGGATTCGTTGGGCGAATGATGCTTTTCGAATTCCGCAAGTTTCCAAGTCTGTCGATGATGTTTTATGGCTTAGAAACATTGAGGACCCCCAAGCTGTTAATCTTCCTACTCCTTCTCGGCCGCAACCTTCATATCCAG AACTCTCTGGTGTTGATTTGTTCATGGCTGACCTTAAGGCCTTAGAAGCATATGccgtttattattattctctatCTAAAATTTGGACAAAGCCACTTCCTGAGGTTTATGATCCAGAAAGTGTTGCTGAATATTTCGGGTGCAGGCCTCATATTGTGGGCCTTCGATTGCTAGAG GTATTTTCCTCATTTGCTTCTGCAGCAATAAGGATTCGAATGTCTAGAGTGCAAAAGTTTCCGGGGACAAGTTTGCATGAAGACAGTGATGAATCTAAATCCAATTTTGGTTTAGTGCTCAAGGAAACCCTCTTAAACTTGGGCCCCACTTTTATCAAAG TTGGTCAGTCTCTTTCTACAAGACCAGATATCATTGGTAGTGAAATTTCAAag GCTTTGTCTGAGCTACATGATCAAATTCCTCCTTTTCCCAGGACCATTGCTATGAAAATTATTCAGGAAGAATTAGGTTCTCCCGTAGAATCATTTTTCAGCTACATCTCTGAAGACCCTGTGGCTGCAGCATCTTTTGGTCAG GTCTATCGTGGAAGAACCCTTGATGGGATTAGTGTGGCTGTGAAGGTTCAACGCCCTAATATGCTTCATGTGGTAGTGCGCGATGTCTATATTCTTCGACTTGGG CTTGGATTCTTGCAAAAGATagcaaagagaaaaaatgacCTTCGCCTGTATGCTGACGAGCTAGGGAAAGGTTTGCTTGGAGAATTGGATTATAATTTAGAGGCCAGAAATGCAACAGAGTTTATG GAAACTCATTCCCGCTTTCCATTTATACACGTGCCCAAAGTTTTCAGACATTTAAGCCGAAAGAGAGTCTTGACTATGGAGTGGATTTCTGGTGATAGTCCAACTGAGTTACTCACTATATCTTCCGGGAAACCCAGCTCAACGTATTCAGAGAGGCAAAAAGTTGATGCCAGAAGGCGCCTTCTTGATTTG GTTAACAAAGGAGTTGAGGCAACATTAGTTCAGCTTCTTGATACTGGATTATTGCATGCTGATCCACATCCTGGAAACTTGCGTTACATACCTTCTGGACAAATAGG GTTTCTAGACTTTGGTTTACTTTGTCGGATGGAGGAGAAGCATCAAGTAGCAATGCTTGCATCCATTGTTCACCTTGTAAACGGGGAATGGGCTTCCCTTGTTGAAGCTCTTGCTGAAATGGATGTCGTGAGGCCAGGGACTAATATGCGGCGTGTTACTTTG GATTTGGAATATGCCTTAGGAGAAGTGGAGTTTAAAGCTGGAATTCCTGATGTAAAGTTCAGCAAG GTTCTTGGAAAAATCTGGTCTTTAGCCCTCAAATACCATTTCCGCATGCCTCCGTACTACACACTAATGCTGCGGTCTCTTGCCTCCTTCGAAG GGTTGGCATTAGCTGCAGATAAAGATTTCAAGACCTTTGAAGCTGCATTCCCTTATGTTGTACAGAAACTTCTCACTGAAAATTCAGTTGCAAACCGGAAAATATTACACTCG gtgatcctaaacaaaaagaaagaatttcaATGGCAAAGGGTTGTTCTTTTTCTAAGAATAGGTGCAAGGAG GAAAGGTTTGCAACAAATGCTAGCTCCACATAATGAGGCAGCCATTGAACTTTCAGCCGTTAAAGCTAATAATCAGGCAGCCATTGAATATTCAACCGTTAAAGCTAACAGTGACCTCGAACTTGTGAATTTAATTACAAGGCTATTAGTATCCAAAGAAGGCGCAGTGCTTAGAAGACTCATAATGACCGTA AATGGAGCTTCACTGATCCAAGCAATGGTTTCTAAAGAAGCAAAATTCTTCCGCCAACAACTTTGCACGATCGTAGCCGATATAATACACCAATGGGCACTTAAAACACTAGGACAGGGCTCCCAAGCTACAGGGCTTGGCACGACGGTTAGAATGGGAATTCTATCTGACAAGAAAGGGCGAAGTAGTTCACAATTAACAACAACAGGACAAATTGATTACATTTCTTTCTTGAATGACCGGCGGATGAGATTGCTTTTCTCCAAGGTGCTCAAATCAGCGAGCACAAAACCAATTTTAATGCTCAAGTTTTTCTGGACATCCTTCGTAATTTTTGTGACAGCTTCAGCGGTGGCTTGCCATCGGATAGTTGTGTCGTTGTCAGAAGCCTATTTGGGTCCCATATCGCTTAGTCCCAAGCAATATGCAGTAACTGTAGGCTGA